Within the Erigeron canadensis isolate Cc75 chromosome 6, C_canadensis_v1, whole genome shotgun sequence genome, the region TCTATATACTGAATCATTGTATGTTTTTGTAGCTTTGAGAGAACTTTTCAAAACAAACTTGGCCGATTACTTATTGCCTGAATTCTCTTCACGGAAGCTGGAGAAAGTTAGTTCCTTAAGCAAGCTAAATGAAAATACAGAGCAGTTAGTGAGTGGATTGGCTCAAGATCCTTCAGATCACATAGACCTCATGGAAATTGATGATCAGTCGGATGAATTTTTTGATTTCTCAGAACCTTTGTTTGCTGATGGATCAGAAGATGATTGGGCTGCTAAAAATGGTTATGAAATCCTTTCTCAGGTTGGGTAATTGATGTTTGTTTAATGCAGTTTTTGTTCTTATCACTTTGAGCTTTACCATATGAGTTTACCAATTCCTTATTCCCATTTTTTTCACAGGATTTATGTGATGTTAATACTATATCAAAAAACAAGAATGATTTTGTATGTGAATTGAGCCTAGATACTAGATCAGTAACTGCTGCAGTGCAGAGAAAAGGTTGTACAGACATGGAGAAAATTGTGCGGGACGAATGTCTCTCATATAACTACATGATCACTCTTCCAAAAGATGAAGCAGCTGGTATTCTCCCTAATAGTTGGTCAGCACCCAAACCGTCTGTTTTTCAAATTCGGGGAGAAACCTTTTTGGAGGACCGTAAGAAGGTGAACTTTCATTATTATGTTTTTCAGACATTATTCAGACTAATATTTACTCAAATATACAcattgtcattattaaaagGTAATTAACACTAAAGaaaattattcatattttttttaactatgtaGTGTGTGTTGAATGTTGTTATTTTCATGAGGTGTGTATAGttattcattttctttatattgGAACTTTCAGATTCCTGCAGAGAGTACGTTGTTGCAAACTGTTGCAGTTGACTGGCTGAAATCCAACAAGAGAGAAGATCACCTTGCTAGTCGACCTGGGAACATCGTTCAAGTTGGTCTCTCTTGTTTTTACACAACAAGTTCTCATATGACTTCAAATCgataacatttaaaacattcattCTGCAGAAATATGCAGCTGATGGTCGCCCAGAATTCTTCATTATTGCTAACTTTCAGGTAACAATGTTTGTTTTAATAAGCATATACAAGAAGAGTCAAAAAGGTTGTAGCAGTCCATACTGAAGTTATTTACGAGTACAATAATTCTTATGATATATCAGGTCCCAGGTTCGACAACTTATAATCTTGCTTTCTACTATACGACATGTACCCCAATCAAAGATGTACCTTTGTTAGAGAGATTTATAGAAGGAGACGATGCATTTAGAAATTCAAGATTAAAGATCATCCCTAATGTAGCTGAGGTGAGTAGACTTCATTTGTAAATATCTTTCTTAGATGTAGTTTTAAGTTTGAGTCTAAATTTATGCTTAAAATATCAAGTTTCTTAATTAGTACTGTATGATGAAACAATCAACTTTGTGATGTGTTTCATGTGCAAATTCCTTTTACAGGGTCCATGGGTTCTTAAGCAAACTATTCGCATACCCACTTTGATTGGTAATATGCTTACAATCAACTACATTCGTGGGGCAAACTATTTGGAGGTAAATAGCTAAACAACTTAACTTTGGCTTCTATGTGGTCCGAAATATTGGTACTTGTATATTTTATTGGTATAACATTATTTTTCCTGTATATATATCACACAAAAAATCAGCAACATAATGTTTTGGTAATATTAAAGCATCACCTTGAGTTATGTTTTTACGGAATTGAATCTGACCGTTGTTATAGATGGACATTGATGTTGGTTCATCAGCAGCTGCAAGGTTGATAGCTGGCAAGACTTTCAGTTGCTTTACTAGTTTGATAATCGAAGTAGCATTTGTAATACAGGTACATAAACTTCTAAGTAAATCTATGAAAATCGCCACTAATATATGCATCACTCGCTTGTGTTTCCTATATATAGAATGATATAAAGTTTTAGTAAAGGTTTATGCTGGTCAGTCTCTAAGGTAGTAATTATTTATGCAACTTGTGTAGGCAAACACACGTGATGAGCTTCCAGAGCATCTACTTGGAGCATGTCGTATGAGCTATCTAGATGTCTCTAAAGCTGTTTGGGCAAATCCATGATCAAAAAACATACAAGTTCATTAGTCCGGA harbors:
- the LOC122605519 gene encoding protein ENHANCED DISEASE RESISTANCE 2-like isoform X2; protein product: MCFPPRGSQDPVRSAVVDSSIHVIDNGRKCIRGKVFFVFTLCDTSNYDVHVKLGARNPEEAAKWIKSFQELSQKVYEKPGNITDLFSSKFSSRVCDKKDVDGILSLASIMDPKTSEINEPSYWTIFDCHNGLRLFKQANDQESHNKINHHALAAVSVIEESPDVVFQTLMSLGASRSQWDFCFQKGSVIETIDIHTDIIHKQLNRDWLPWCMKRRDLLLHRYWRREENGTYIIFYHSVPHNKCPPKKGFVRARVKCGGYVISPGNQYKQSVVRHVLAIDWKSWRPYLQKSSSQCLTIRMLERLSALRELFKTNLADYLLPEFSSRKLEKVSSLSKLNENTEQLVSGLAQDPSDHIDLMEIDDQSDEFFDFSEPLFADGSEDDWAAKNGYEILSQDLCDVNTISKNKNDFVCELSLDTRSVTAAVQRKGCTDMEKIVRDECLSYNYMITLPKDEAAGILPNSWSAPKPSVFQIRGETFLEDRKKIPAESTLLQTVAVDWLKSNKREDHLASRPGNIVQKYAADGRPEFFIIANFQVPGSTTYNLAFYYTTCTPIKDVPLLERFIEGDDAFRNSRLKIIPNVAEGPWVLKQTIRIPTLIGNMLTINYIRGANYLEMDIDVGSSAAARLIAGKTFSCFTSLIIEVAFVIQANTRDELPEHLLGACRMSYLDVSKAVWANP
- the LOC122605519 gene encoding protein ENHANCED DISEASE RESISTANCE 2-like isoform X1, with the protein product MKMGDNDEASITMEGWLYTIRSNTNSIAGFKCYSRKLYYVLDQQHRFMSFKSSSISLSYNNKDPVRSAVVDSSIHVIDNGRKCIRGKVFFVFTLCDTSNYDVHVKLGARNPEEAAKWIKSFQELSQKVYEKPGNITDLFSSKFSSRVCDKKDVDGILSLASIMDPKTSEINEPSYWTIFDCHNGLRLFKQANDQESHNKINHHALAAVSVIEESPDVVFQTLMSLGASRSQWDFCFQKGSVIETIDIHTDIIHKQLNRDWLPWCMKRRDLLLHRYWRREENGTYIIFYHSVPHNKCPPKKGFVRARVKCGGYVISPGNQYKQSVVRHVLAIDWKSWRPYLQKSSSQCLTIRMLERLSALRELFKTNLADYLLPEFSSRKLEKVSSLSKLNENTEQLVSGLAQDPSDHIDLMEIDDQSDEFFDFSEPLFADGSEDDWAAKNGYEILSQDLCDVNTISKNKNDFVCELSLDTRSVTAAVQRKGCTDMEKIVRDECLSYNYMITLPKDEAAGILPNSWSAPKPSVFQIRGETFLEDRKKIPAESTLLQTVAVDWLKSNKREDHLASRPGNIVQKYAADGRPEFFIIANFQVPGSTTYNLAFYYTTCTPIKDVPLLERFIEGDDAFRNSRLKIIPNVAEGPWVLKQTIRIPTLIGNMLTINYIRGANYLEMDIDVGSSAAARLIAGKTFSCFTSLIIEVAFVIQANTRDELPEHLLGACRMSYLDVSKAVWANP